The Comamonas sp. 26 DNA window GCCAGCACGGTCATCGAGGCGCTGAAGTCCATGCTGGATCGTGCCAAACGTCAGGCACAGGTGAAATGACCCAGTCCTTCAGCGTCCCGATCGACCTGCTGCCACCGCTGCTCCAGGAGTTTGAGCGCCTGGTCGGCCTGCAAGCCACCATGGCGCTGGTGCAAAAATGGGGTGGGCTGCGGGTGTACTTTCCAACGCCCGAGCGCGCCACTGAAGAGCATCCTTATGTGGCGGTCATTGGCATGGACGCGCTTTTAAAGCTGGCGGAGGAATATGGAGGGTTGCCTCATTTTCAGCTGCCAAAAGCGGAACGAGCGCTCCAGGCCGTCCGCAATGCACGGATTGCAGCAGAGTATGCGACGAACAAGACCGCTCGCGAGATCGCAGCCGAATATGGTCTCACTGAGGGCCAAGTGGTTCGCATCGTGGCCAGCATGGGAGTGACAGCACCACTCGATCGGAGGCAACGGGCACTCTTTTAGACCCATCCCACACCACACTTCAAAACGCCCAACCACCCATGGTTGGGCGTTTTTCATTCAACAAAGCTGCGCAAGTTGTGCTGGCCTAGCAAACCTTCAATATGTTCATCAAAAAGAGCGACTAGGTCTTTTTGCGTCCAAGAGCAGCCGATGGCGACAGGGGAAAGCGGTCACTCAGCGTTTGAGCTGAGCAACCGAAGAGGCAAGCAGTGCCTTCTGTCGCGGATCGATACCAGTGAGGGGTTAGGTGACATGCTCGCCGAGCCTCTCTCTTAATTGTTTGAACATATGACCTCGAAAGACCCTAGCAAAGAGCGTCGCATATATGAGTTCAGCATCCTCAAAGTCGCGAAGTTCAGTCTCAACCCAAGGACTTTCTGTACAAACGCGGCCAGGATGAACATTGTTCCTCATCCGGCGTAGCAGATCTGCGAGGCCCGAGGGGTCTACTGACATGTTCTGATTTTCGATTTTAGGCAGCCAGCCTGCGGCCAGACAGACCTGGATAAGGTTGTCGAATGTCCAAGTCGAAGGAACGCTGACCTGCTTTGGGCGCTTCTTCGACGGTAGGAGTTGAGCGACTTGGGAGCTCTTCTTTGGGGAGCTGAGACAGCGAAGAAGTAGCAATCCCTCGAGTGCAGCACCGATTAGCGTGACTGCGGCGGTGTACGCATTGGCCCCTGCTGCCGCTCTTGCTTCGATCTCGTAGCGCTTTACGGTGTCAGCTAGAGACGGTATCAATTCCTTCTTATGGAAAAGGGCTCGGCGTCCTCGCTCTCGGAGTCGATCAAACTCACGCCGTTGATGGGTAAAGAGGTCTGAGGCTAACCCGCCTTCCAATTCAGCGAACGTCTGTGCCAAAAGCATTTGGCAAGTTGAGTCCCACCTAGCAGAGAGCGCCTGCCAACAAGGAGGTGCATCCGATTTTGGCCAATATTCGCCAGGCTTTAGCCCGTGATTGGCCTCGATCATTTGCATCTCATCAGACAGCTTTTGTAGGCTAGGGTAGCGACTATCCACAAAGCGCCCTTCATGTACGCCTTCGACAACGTGCGCTACGTGGAAGACATACTCCTGCAGAGAGATCTTTCGAGCACGGTAGAGGGTTAGCGAGAGTTCCACCTTCTGTACTGCAGCATTCGGATCCTTCCAACGATCCGGCGTGCGTCTCTGATTCGCTGCCTTTTGCAGATCCGCCATATGCGGAAGCAGAGATGTCGCGATGGCACGCTCCTCAAACTGCGCCATCGCTTCTTGCAGTACCCCGTCGTTAGCAGGTTCTGCGCGTCGCCTCAACAAAGGACGAAGCATCCTTCGAGAAATCTCTGCACTGCTGTTTTTCATGTCGCCTAGCGATATAGCTCATTGGGAGTTGAAAGCGGTCCACTGGAGAGAGTTTTTAAGTACGTATTTACGTCTCGGCTTAGAACTCTACCCACTTACCCGCATTCTTTGACGTTCTTCGAGAGTCTTAGAGACGAATCAGGGTCTGCCCCATTTCTTTGCGACATATTAATCTCGGCCAAAAAGTAACACTGACCTTGATTGAAAGCAGTCACCGGACGCACAAGGTAAGCGGCATCAAGGACCAAAACTATGTGAAGCCATGGAGGTGTTGGCGTCGGCCTGAACGACGAACTAGATGCTAAAGATTAGGTTATTAAGTCATGTATCACGGTGGAGTTGGTGGTTTCTTCTTCGTAGCTGCTTTACGTGTAGTTTTTCCCTGAGACTCCAATGCCATCTTCAGGCGATTGACCAGAATCTGCAGCTCCGCTGTTTGAGCTCGAATGTAATCCGCGTCAGGAACTTCTATACCATGAATTAGTTGATTGCGAAACCGACGGAGGTTCTCTGCCAATACATAAAGCTCTACTGGGACCTCTTTGGCGACGCGCAACAGTTTTAATGATGGTATGGGATAACCTTCAACTCCGTTTTCCGCTGCAATGTTTCTAAGCATCTTCTCGAAGTCGATCCATAAAGAAACGAATTGACCAATTGCTTCAGACTGGCTAACTCTTGGAAGGCCCGAGGTTGTATTTGACATAACAGAGGTATCTAAAGCCCTGATTCGTTCATACGTCGCATAGCGTGTTGGGTCTTCACTGAGCACTTGATCGATGACCTGCTCCGCAAGTGGCCTGCGCTCTAGGTCGGAGTGCAGTGCATCTATATAGCGAGCGAGATTCTCTGGAGTTCCCAAGTTGAGTTCATGCAGCAGCGCGTACAAAAGATCCACCTTGCCAAGTGCAGAGTCATGGATGTTCTGCCCTGACAGCTTTTCCCGAGCCAAGTCTAGTAAGGAAGATGCAAGATCGTAGTGATCGGTGTATTCGCGGTCATGCTCAGATATGCGATGTTCGCCAGCACGTTGCAGGCGTTCAAGTGCAATTTCCCCTGCAAGGACTAGGCCATTCAGTTCATCAAGGATTGCATATTCGTCGTCCGAAAGCTTCCCTTGTAGCGGCTTGTAAACTAAGTCGTGTTCAACCTCTGACCATGCATGCATAAGGACAGATGCGACTTGAATCTCAACATTTGCTTCGCTGTACCTCTTCTGCGATTCATTTAATAGCGTTTCGGGTAAACGCACACGGTAATGTGTTGCCCAGTAGCCTGAAAAGCGCTTTTTGTACGATGGCTGGCCGGGAGTTGGAAACTCCTTGGGATCGGACACGAGTGCGAATAGAGACCGTATGACCCTGCCTACCTCTCCCCGTTCTGCCGGAAAGTAGAGGGCAACACGAACTCCAGCAAGATCGACTATGTCATCGTAGATCTGCTCAACGCTTGTGTAAGCAGTCTTTGCCGCGCGCTGGCGCACCTTAACCTCAAGTCGAGCTGGATTTTTTGCCCTAGACGTTACGATGGCTCTTACACCAGTTGATTGCAGGTTCGAGTCAAGGACCTGTGCAGCCATTCGGCAGGCTTGCTCATAGAAGTCGTACTCTTTTCGGTACCTAGCGACGAATTGTGAAATGAGATCCACTGTTTTTTTCCTGCTTGAACTTAGTTTCTCAAACTAAAAATTAGCGATGCTGCTTGAACGCCCTTGTAATCAGCACTATAGCTGTAGCTAAATGTAATCTTCAATTACGGCTTTGAGCACTGTTCCGATTGGCGTCAATACTCGAATAGCAACCGTCGCACAGGAGCTGAACGCAGGGTGGCAGCCAGGCCATGAAGGAGTTGAGTACAGAATCGCGGCTAGCTAGGGCACAACAGCATATCCAGAGCGAAGGCCGCTAGCCTTTTTTGAGCTCCCACCCCACCGCCTTTAATGAAGACCACTCACCTCAGTGAGACGAAGACGACTTTTTTGCCAAATGCTACTTGGAGGGTGCGTCGATAACGACCAGCCTCGTCTCAGGTCGGACGTCACAATCCTGAGCCAATCTTTTACCTAAGTCACTGATATACATAAACAAGATGAGGCTGGACACAAATACATGTCCAACCTCATCTTGTCCGACCTCAGTGAATCTCGAGGAACCTTCCCTATCAGCGCTTTCTCATCCTAAATACTCGCCACGCAAGGGAAACCAGAATTTCTATGGCTAACCCTGTTCGACGCACTATCGATCCATTCTGGCCGTTTTGTACGCCCGGTCGGCCCATTCGGTGCCAAAGCGGCCAAACTGTCCCACAGGTCCCAAATCGCCCGCAAACCCGCGCCATCATTAGCGATCTCAAAATATCCCATGTCCCACCTCTGTGCCAAAGCGGTCACTCCCCCACAGAATTGCGTTGCGCGGCCTTTGGCACAAATTTGCGCACGCTTTGGCACAAAGTAGCGCACGCTTTGGCACCGAAGCTGACAAATCAGCAAGTGAGCACATCCTGCCAAGTGTTGTTTTTTCACCCATCACCTTGACTCAGTCGCTGACGACGAATGCTCGACCTGCTGACTTCACAGCCTGAAGCAGCGACAGGAAACGACCCTGAGCAGTCTTTGAGAGAAGATCCACAAAGTTGCCATCCTGCAAAATGACACATTCAGGAAGCCACATCTTTTGAAGAAAGACATAAGAAATGAGCAGTGAATGGGAAGAGTTTTGCGAGAGCAAAGGCATGAATGTTAATTTCCACGCAAATCTGACCCGCAATTTCCATCTCAAACTGACCCACCCTTTGGCTTGAGCCGCAAGGCTCAAGATGTGGATCAGGTTTTGTTTCTCTCCTTCTTCATGGGCGGTTGTTGGACTGCACTGCTGTGCTTGAAGCGGTAGCTGTCGTTGCCTGTTTCCAGAATATGGCAG harbors:
- a CDS encoding Mor transcription activator family protein, translated to MTQSFSVPIDLLPPLLQEFERLVGLQATMALVQKWGGLRVYFPTPERATEEHPYVAVIGMDALLKLAEEYGGLPHFQLPKAERALQAVRNARIAAEYATNKTAREIAAEYGLTEGQVVRIVASMGVTAPLDRRQRALF
- a CDS encoding GTP pyrophosphokinase family protein encodes the protein MDLISQFVARYRKEYDFYEQACRMAAQVLDSNLQSTGVRAIVTSRAKNPARLEVKVRQRAAKTAYTSVEQIYDDIVDLAGVRVALYFPAERGEVGRVIRSLFALVSDPKEFPTPGQPSYKKRFSGYWATHYRVRLPETLLNESQKRYSEANVEIQVASVLMHAWSEVEHDLVYKPLQGKLSDDEYAILDELNGLVLAGEIALERLQRAGEHRISEHDREYTDHYDLASSLLDLAREKLSGQNIHDSALGKVDLLYALLHELNLGTPENLARYIDALHSDLERRPLAEQVIDQVLSEDPTRYATYERIRALDTSVMSNTTSGLPRVSQSEAIGQFVSLWIDFEKMLRNIAAENGVEGYPIPSLKLLRVAKEVPVELYVLAENLRRFRNQLIHGIEVPDADYIRAQTAELQILVNRLKMALESQGKTTRKAATKKKPPTPP